From Bombyx mori chromosome 3, ASM3026992v2, the proteins below share one genomic window:
- the LOC119630719 gene encoding polyhomeotic-like protein 1 translates to MSSLQRVIPQEGTRQAGESLRTTDSSVVRSPSYSGGGTNCTEIRSGKDGVKKGAGSLKDISRKNESAKDVVAIGSVKDSEGRSSGTALVSDDSMATAGSAHSSARSSPTRRQRKRVLTISSDELGSSSGSDGAASTGKGGVMPQSKRGRGRLPTTGLTVDKQTCLKTQRSEIKATGSMSSMREVRSAKTTEGSSKKDPECRLKESAAMALKVCSKPGNLKSTYQRALKELAVTIMEVTEELANRPAAQETERLRAVNAGQQEEILQLRQELQEVRKELARISRALTLSNPVETPAPASSNTTEDQEELRVQRIMRAVGTMVDARFASLEMRLPPEPRIRPPLAADRRKTCEKSPDPPLIVDATLESTSVQAALPPSANKKTQGPRRKTTVLAPLSELGAFPPAPVVLTESWSTVTRRGAKSRGEAVRTAAAVPPEEKAPSSKKRTKKRLRAPRTQAVVLKLQPEAASHGLTYRSVLAEARAKIDLESLGIPVQRIRSSLTGAKVLVVDGGDQVEKADLLANRLKEILPAEGVEISRPSVTAAMRISGLDDSVSREEITDELAKIGGCPSESIKVGEIKSGPGGMGQVLVRCPVSTAAKIAAVPKLRIGWSVLRAHLLEARRLQCFRCHELGHVSARCPSSVDRSRDCYRCGQAGHVASGCSLAPHCTVCVSAGRPADHVSGGKACAKPPRQRQRRQDFVTLESARSRPGMASATPMDAQS, encoded by the coding sequence ATGTCCAGTTTGCAAAGAgtaataccccaggagggtacccgccaagcgggagaatccctccgtactACCGACTCGTCGGTAGTGCGcagcccctcgtattctggggggggcacaaaCTGCACTGAGATAAGGTCCGGGAAGGACGGCGTCAAAAAAGGAGCAGGGTCCTTGAAGGACATAAGTAGGAAGAACGAGTCCGCGAAGGACGTAGTAGCTATAGGGTCCGTTAAGGACAGTGAAGGGAGATCGTCCGGAACCGCTCTCGTGTCGGACGATAGCATGGCCACAGCTGGGTCGGCCCATTCGTCGGCCCGCTCTTCGCCGACACGCAGACAGCGAAAAAGAGTACTGACGATCAGTAGTGACGAGCTTGGAAGCAGTTCCGGCTCTGACGGAGCAGCCTCTACTGGCAAAGGTGGTGTCATGCCGCAATCAAAGAGAGGGCGTGGTCGTCTGCCGACCACTGGTCTGACTGTGGACAAACAGACGTGTCTTAAAACTCAGCGCTCTGAGATAAAGGCCACCGGTAGCATGAGTAGTATGCGCGAAGTAAGAAGCGCAAAAACCACGGAAGGGAGCTCTAAAAAGGATCCCGAGTGTCGTCTGAAGGAGAGTGCCGCGATGGCCCTGAAGGTATGCAGTAAGCCCGGCAACCTGAAGAGTACGTATCAACGTGCCCTAAAGGAATTGGCGGTGACAATAATGGAGGTCACAGAAGAGCTGGCGAACCGTCCCGCGGCCCAAGAGACGGAAAGGCTGCGAGCGGTAAACGCCGGTCAGCAGGAGGAGATTTTACAGCTCCGACAGGAGCTGCAGGAGGTACGCAAGGAGCTGGCGCGCATCTCACGGGCTTTGACGTTGTCCAACCCAGTCGAAACTCCAGCCCCAGCTTCAAGCAACACGACAGAGGACCAGGAGGAGCTACGTGTCCAACGCATTATGCGTGCCGTCGGCACCATGGTTGACGCTCGCTTTGCGAGTCTGGAGATGCGGCTGCCCCCGGAGCCTCGCATCAGGCCACCCTTGGCGGCGGATAGACGGAAGACCTGTGAGAAATCGCCAGACCCTCCTCTCATCGTTGATGCTACGCTGGAATCAACATCGGTACAAGCAGCATTGCCGCCCTCCGCGAATAAGAAGACACAAGGCCCTAGACGTAAGACCACGGTGCTAGCACCCCTGTCCGAACTGGGTGCCTTCCCTCCGGCTCCAGTTGTTTTAACCGAAAGCTGGTCCACGGTCACCCGTAGGGGTGCTAAGTCAAGGGGGGAGGCCGTGAGAACAGCCGCAGCTGTTCCACCGGAGGAGAAAGCACCGTCTTCAAAGAAGAGGACGAAGAAGCGGCTTCGAGCTCCGCGTACTCAGGCTGTGGTATTAAAACTACAGCCAGAAGCCGCAAGCCACGGCCTTACATATCGGTCCGTCCTTGCGGAAGCGAGGGCAAAGATCGACCTAGAATCGTTAGGCATCCCGGTCCAGAGGATTCGGTCCTCTTTAACCGGTGCCAAGGTCCTGGTGGTAGATGGAGGCGATCAAGTGGAGAAGGCTGATCTCCTGGCGAATAGGCTGAAAGAAATTCTGCCCGCGGAGGGCGTCGAAATCTCCAGGCCATCGGTGACTGCAGCGATGCGCATCAGTGGCCTCGACGACTCGGTGTCGCGTGAGGAGATCACCGATGAGCTCGCCAAAATCGGGGGGTGCCCGTCTGAGAGTATCAAGGTCGGGGAAATAAAGTCCGGTCCAGGCGGGATGGGCCAAGTCTTAGTTCGATGCCCGGTCTCAACAGCTGCGAAAATCGCAGCAGTCCCCAAGCTGAGGATTGGCTGGAGCGTACTCCGCGCTCATTTGTTGGAGGCCAGGAGGCTGCAGTGCTTTCGGTGCCACGAGCTGGGCCACGTGAGCGCACGTTGCCCGTCGTCAGTTGACCGCAGCCGGGATTGCTACCGGTGCGGCCAGGCCGGTCACGTGGCCTCTGGCTGCTCGCTGGCGCCGCACTGCACCGTTTGTGTCTCTGCTGGCAGACCGGCGGACcacgtctccgggggcaaggcttgcgccaagcccccgaGACAGAGACAACGACGGCAGGATTTCGTCACGCTTGAGAGCGCGCGGAGTCGGCCCGGTATGGCCTCGGCGACACCGATGGACGCCCAGTCATGA